A genomic stretch from Kogia breviceps isolate mKogBre1 chromosome 1, mKogBre1 haplotype 1, whole genome shotgun sequence includes:
- the SMIM12 gene encoding small integral membrane protein 12 gives MWPVLWTVVRTYAPYVTFPMAFVVGAVGYHLEWFIRGKDPQPVEEEKSISERREDRKLDELLGKDHTQVVSLKDKLEFAPKAVLNRNRPEKN, from the coding sequence ATGTGGCCTGTGCTTTGGACCGTGGTGCGTACCTATGCTCCCTATGTCACCTTTCCCATGGCCTTCGTGGTTGGGGCTGTGGGCTACCACCTGGAATGGTTCATCCGGGGGAAGGATCCCCAGCCTGTGGAGGAGGAGAAGAGCATCTCGGAGCGCCGGGAGGACCGCAAGCTGGACGAGCTGCTAGGCAAGGACCACACCCAGGTCGTGAGCCTTAAGGACAAGCTGGAATTTGCCCCTAAAGCTGTCCTGAACAGAAACCGCCCGGAGAAGAATTAA